The proteins below are encoded in one region of Peptoniphilus sp. GNH:
- the fsa gene encoding fructose-6-phosphate aldolase, which translates to MKIFIDTANIDEISEIAKWGILEGVTTNPSLIAKEGRDFKEVVKEICEIVDGPISAEVISTKWEDMVKEAKELAKIHKNIIIKVPMTEEGLIAVKELKKNGIKTNVTLIFSVGQALLAAKAGASYVSPFLGRLDDIGVDSEHFLKNVVEVFSELDEECEIIAASIRNMEHVTKCARIGADIATVPYKVLKDMTKHPLTDAGIARFLKDWEGVK; encoded by the coding sequence ATGAAAATTTTTATAGATACTGCGAACATAGATGAAATAAGTGAGATAGCTAAGTGGGGTATTTTAGAAGGCGTAACTACTAATCCATCTTTAATAGCAAAGGAAGGAAGAGACTTTAAAGAAGTTGTAAAAGAAATATGCGAAATTGTAGACGGACCCATATCAGCAGAAGTTATTTCTACAAAATGGGAAGACATGGTAAAAGAAGCGAAAGAACTTGCAAAGATTCATAAAAACATTATTATAAAAGTGCCAATGACAGAGGAAGGACTTATAGCAGTAAAGGAATTAAAGAAAAATGGCATCAAGACAAATGTAACTTTGATTTTTTCGGTTGGTCAAGCACTTCTTGCTGCAAAAGCAGGAGCTTCATATGTAAGCCCATTTCTTGGAAGATTGGATGATATAGGAGTCGATTCTGAACATTTTCTAAAAAATGTTGTAGAAGTTTTTTCGGAATTAGATGAAGAATGTGAAATAATCGCTGCAAGCATTAGAAATATGGAACATGTAACAAAATGCGCAAGAATTGGAGCTGATATTGCGACAGTTCCATATAAAGTATTAAAGGATATGACCAAGCATCCTTTAACAGATGCTGGAATAGCTAGATTTTTAAAAGATTGGGAAGGAGTAAAATGA
- the ispD gene encoding 2-C-methyl-D-erythritol 4-phosphate cytidylyltransferase: protein MYNGRYVTAIIAAAGMGKRMKTSIGKQFLSLGDRTILAHSIDKIQTCEYIDYIIIVIKKSDMQYMEEILHSYEIRKPYKLVYGGKERQDSVYEALKQMPCETDIVVSHDGVRPFVSVKNIKKAIESVDKSGASVLANPVIDTIKVSMSGEFADYTPDRSKLWAVQTPQVFLKDVLLKAYKQAYEENYYGTDDCSLVEKTGKRIYLIHSDYFNIKITTPEDLTIAEAIMKSQEESDENRLWL from the coding sequence ATGTATAATGGAAGGTATGTAACGGCTATAATAGCAGCTGCTGGAATGGGAAAGAGGATGAAGACTTCAATAGGTAAACAGTTTTTGAGTCTTGGTGATAGAACTATCTTAGCTCATTCAATTGATAAGATTCAGACGTGTGAATATATAGACTATATAATAATAGTTATAAAAAAATCTGACATGCAATATATGGAAGAAATACTACATTCATATGAAATACGTAAGCCCTATAAGCTTGTATACGGGGGAAAGGAAAGACAAGATTCAGTTTATGAGGCTTTAAAACAAATGCCTTGTGAGACTGATATAGTTGTAAGTCATGATGGAGTGAGACCATTTGTTTCCGTAAAAAACATAAAAAAAGCAATAGAGAGTGTAGACAAAAGTGGCGCAAGTGTTTTGGCAAACCCAGTTATAGATACCATAAAAGTTTCCATGTCTGGAGAATTTGCAGATTATACTCCAGATAGATCTAAGTTATGGGCAGTTCAAACACCGCAAGTCTTTTTAAAGGACGTACTTTTGAAAGCTTATAAACAGGCTTATGAAGAGAATTATTATGGGACAGATGACTGCTCTCTAGTTGAAAAAACGGGTAAAAGGATTTATCTTATTCATAGTGATTATTTTAATATAAAAATAACCACACCAGAAGACTTGACAATAGCTGAAGCGATTATGAAATCACAGGAGGAAAGTGATGAGAATAGGTTGTGGCTTTGA
- a CDS encoding penicillin-binding protein 2, producing the protein MNQKDRSRILLVFIGLLILLLSLVVYLSYIVTFKSDAIAKRPENRRRTIVKSNIKRGSILDRDNNILAYSEAQGSEFKRIYNEPTAYSHIIGYSSVKHGDYLLEKSYRDYLLGEEEVPIKEMLPNLLDSIFSKKEKEGGNLILTTNTSLQKYAHAILSDTHEKGAIVAMDPKTGEVLAMASLPEYNSSNIDRDLSVITEQNQGALLNRATSGLYSPGSIYKIITSAALLENPGISQNYDDTGEQEIDGRKFKNALNLKYGKINLKSAFVNSVNTYFVQKTVEIGQDSFGNVSDRFWINQDTNFDLPLKKSAFDHSKKLPATTLAASGIGQGNVLVTPLEMTMVASTIANEGKMMKPYLVQKVVKSDGNIVHEQNPEVLSQAIDANIANQIKEYMIGVVREGTGKNARVRGIQVAGKTGTAETSTGLNNAWFVGFAPANEPKIAVCVLLEGVDKHGGEAAAPLARDLINYALKELKI; encoded by the coding sequence TTGAATCAAAAAGACAGATCAAGAATATTATTGGTTTTCATAGGATTATTAATTCTTTTACTTTCTCTTGTTGTTTACTTGTCTTATATAGTGACATTCAAATCAGACGCCATAGCAAAAAGACCAGAGAACAGACGAAGAACCATTGTAAAATCTAATATAAAAAGAGGAAGTATTCTTGATAGAGATAATAATATCTTGGCATATTCAGAAGCACAAGGCAGCGAATTTAAAAGAATTTATAATGAACCGACTGCCTATTCTCATATAATTGGATATTCGAGTGTTAAACATGGAGATTATCTTTTAGAAAAATCTTACAGAGACTATCTACTTGGTGAAGAAGAAGTACCCATAAAGGAAATGCTGCCCAACTTGTTAGATTCTATTTTTAGCAAGAAAGAAAAGGAAGGCGGAAATTTAATCCTAACAACCAACACAAGTCTTCAGAAATACGCTCATGCAATTTTATCCGACACCCATGAAAAAGGGGCGATAGTAGCAATGGATCCAAAAACGGGTGAAGTTTTAGCCATGGCGAGTCTACCAGAGTACAATTCGTCAAATATAGATAGAGATTTAAGCGTGATAACAGAGCAAAATCAAGGAGCCTTATTAAATAGAGCAACGTCTGGACTCTATTCTCCAGGATCAATATACAAAATTATAACTTCGGCAGCCCTTTTGGAAAATCCAGGCATTTCACAAAATTACGACGACACTGGGGAACAGGAAATTGACGGGCGTAAATTTAAAAATGCTTTGAATTTAAAATATGGAAAAATAAATTTGAAATCAGCTTTTGTAAACTCTGTAAATACTTATTTCGTTCAAAAGACTGTTGAAATCGGTCAAGATTCTTTTGGAAATGTAAGCGACAGATTTTGGATAAATCAGGATACAAACTTTGATTTACCTCTTAAAAAATCTGCTTTTGATCACAGTAAAAAACTTCCTGCTACAACTCTTGCGGCATCTGGAATAGGTCAAGGAAATGTCCTAGTAACACCATTAGAGATGACGATGGTGGCATCTACCATAGCGAACGAGGGTAAAATGATGAAACCATATTTAGTCCAAAAGGTTGTTAAAAGTGATGGAAACATAGTCCACGAACAAAACCCAGAAGTTCTAAGTCAAGCGATAGATGCAAATATAGCAAATCAAATAAAAGAATACATGATAGGCGTAGTAAGAGAGGGAACTGGTAAAAATGCACGAGTTAGAGGTATTCAAGTTGCAGGAAAGACGGGTACAGCCGAAACCTCAACAGGACTTAACAATGCTTGGTTCGTTGGATTTGCTCCAGCAAATGAACCGAAGATCGCTGTATGTGTGCTTTTAGAAGGAGTGGATAAGCACGGAGGAGAAGCAGCGGCTCCTCTAGCTAGGGATCTAATAAATTATGCCCTCAAGGAGCTAAAGATATAA
- a CDS encoding DUF1385 domain-containing protein translates to MENIDKKNSAFKTTIGGQALIEGIMMRGPSKISIAVRRPDGEIEVKTEETNSLDKKYKILTLPIIRGAYKLVESMIIGSKALTYSASFYDDTDKKKENFLDKKFKDKAEKIENAFALIVSFVIAILFFTVLPNFLASMFKNYISSTILLNLFEGLIRILIFLIYLSYTKKIADIKRVYMYHGAEHKSIHCYESREDLTVDNVMKFPRMHPRCGTSFIFMVLLISIVVLSFFGWPNPFMRIIIRIIALPLIAGISYEVNRIIGRSDLAIAKTLAYPGILIQKYFTVSEPDREQVEVALAALKEVLPRDGENDLWT, encoded by the coding sequence ATGGAAAATATAGATAAAAAAAACTCCGCTTTCAAAACTACAATAGGTGGGCAGGCTCTTATAGAAGGTATAATGATGCGGGGCCCGTCAAAGATTTCAATAGCGGTGAGAAGACCAGATGGAGAAATAGAAGTAAAAACTGAAGAAACAAACTCTCTTGACAAAAAATACAAAATTTTGACTCTGCCTATAATTAGAGGAGCTTATAAATTAGTTGAATCCATGATAATCGGTAGCAAAGCTTTGACATATTCAGCTTCATTTTATGATGATACAGATAAAAAAAAGGAAAATTTTCTAGACAAAAAATTTAAAGATAAGGCAGAAAAGATTGAAAATGCATTTGCCCTTATAGTTTCTTTTGTTATAGCAATATTATTTTTTACTGTATTACCTAATTTTTTGGCGTCAATGTTCAAAAACTACATTAGCTCAACAATATTACTCAATTTATTCGAAGGCCTTATAAGGATTTTGATATTTTTAATATATTTGTCCTACACAAAAAAAATTGCGGATATAAAAAGAGTCTACATGTATCATGGGGCAGAGCATAAATCGATCCACTGCTATGAATCTAGGGAAGATTTGACCGTGGATAATGTCATGAAATTTCCTAGGATGCATCCAAGGTGTGGTACGAGTTTTATTTTTATGGTTCTTTTGATTTCGATAGTAGTCCTATCTTTTTTTGGATGGCCCAATCCTTTTATGAGAATAATAATTAGGATTATAGCCTTACCTCTTATTGCGGGAATTTCCTATGAGGTAAATAGGATAATCGGAAGATCGGATTTGGCTATTGCAAAAACTTTGGCTTATCCAGGTATTTTAATCCAGAAATATTTTACTGTAAGTGAGCCGGACAGAGAGCAGGTAGAAGTTGCTCTTGCAGCTTTAAAAGAAGTCTTGCCAAGAGATGGAGAAAATGACTTATGGACATAA
- the ispF gene encoding 2-C-methyl-D-erythritol 2,4-cyclodiphosphate synthase: MMRIGCGFDVHELVEGRKLVLGGLEIPFEKGLLGHSDADVLIHAIMDAILGALCKGDIGLIFPDTSDEFKDIDSKILLERVFELMKKDSYKIGNLDCIVMAQRPKLRPYIDTMRSIVANILDTDVEKISIKATTTEKLGFVGREEGIAAQAVVILEEEKK, translated from the coding sequence GTGATGAGAATAGGTTGTGGCTTTGATGTTCATGAACTTGTAGAAGGAAGAAAACTTGTTTTAGGTGGTTTGGAAATTCCTTTTGAGAAGGGCTTGCTGGGTCATTCTGATGCAGATGTTTTGATCCATGCGATAATGGATGCAATACTTGGTGCTCTTTGCAAGGGGGATATAGGTCTTATCTTTCCTGATACAAGTGATGAATTTAAAGATATTGATAGCAAGATTTTATTAGAAAGAGTTTTTGAACTTATGAAAAAAGATTCTTATAAAATCGGGAATTTGGATTGTATAGTCATGGCTCAAAGACCTAAATTAAGACCTTATATCGACACAATGAGGAGTATAGTTGCAAATATTTTAGATACAGATGTTGAAAAAATTTCTATAAAGGCAACCACTACCGAAAAGCTTGGATTTGTTGGAAGAGAAGAAGGTATTGCAGCCCAAGCTGTGGTAATTTTAGAGGAGGAAAAGAAATGA
- the rho gene encoding transcription termination factor Rho has translation MNMEELRNMANELKLKSPYKYKKNDLAALIYQTLQNNDSDAKDDLREKTIIELRKIADKKGIKSSYKYKKSELIDLLRDEDSVFEEELEIPNDEEYEKLLKEDDEFANPEISNLEPEFDENEDEKSANKEEVIGILEVLPDGFGFLRVKNYMPSENDVYVAPSQIRKFRLQTGDMVRGITRENDNDNYNALIYINEVNGLEAYRVGHRPSFENLTPIYPNKRIILETQHDELATRVIDLVCPIGRGQRGLIVSQPKSGKTSLLKKMAQAISKNYDDIHLMVLLIDERPEEVTDMARSVDAEVIYSTFDQAPLNHTKVAEMALERAKRLVEKGEDVVLLMDSLTRLARAYNLITPPSGKTLSGGLDPLSLHKPKRFFGAARNIEGGGSLTIIATALIETGSRMDDIIFEEFKGTGNMEVHLDRKLSEKRIFPAIDIYKSGTRKEDLLLEKDEIDFAYALRRSMIGNSTQEVTEKLLYNLMESKDNKEFLKKIDIDTF, from the coding sequence ATGAATATGGAAGAACTAAGGAATATGGCCAATGAACTGAAATTAAAATCTCCATATAAATATAAGAAAAATGATTTGGCGGCTTTAATATACCAAACTCTACAAAACAATGATTCAGATGCAAAAGATGATTTGAGAGAAAAGACTATAATTGAACTTAGAAAAATAGCAGACAAAAAAGGCATAAAATCGTCATATAAGTACAAAAAGAGTGAGCTTATTGACTTATTAAGAGATGAAGATTCTGTATTTGAGGAAGAATTAGAGATTCCAAATGATGAAGAGTATGAAAAACTGCTAAAAGAGGATGATGAATTTGCAAATCCTGAAATTAGTAATCTTGAACCAGAATTTGATGAAAATGAAGATGAAAAATCTGCAAATAAAGAAGAAGTTATAGGAATTTTGGAAGTTTTGCCGGACGGGTTTGGATTTTTGAGAGTAAAAAATTATATGCCGAGTGAAAATGATGTCTACGTGGCGCCGTCTCAAATAAGAAAGTTCAGGCTCCAAACTGGGGATATGGTAAGAGGTATAACTAGAGAAAACGACAATGACAACTACAATGCTCTTATCTATATAAATGAGGTTAATGGACTCGAGGCATATAGGGTAGGTCATAGACCATCTTTTGAAAATTTGACTCCAATTTATCCTAACAAGAGAATAATTTTAGAAACTCAACATGACGAACTTGCAACAAGGGTAATAGATTTAGTTTGCCCGATAGGTAGAGGGCAAAGAGGTCTAATTGTTTCTCAACCTAAAAGTGGAAAGACGAGCCTTTTAAAAAAGATGGCTCAAGCCATATCTAAAAATTATGACGATATTCATTTGATGGTTTTATTAATTGATGAAAGACCAGAAGAAGTTACGGATATGGCAAGATCAGTAGACGCAGAGGTGATTTATTCGACATTTGACCAAGCTCCTTTAAATCACACAAAAGTAGCTGAGATGGCGCTTGAAAGGGCAAAAAGACTTGTAGAAAAGGGAGAAGATGTCGTTTTACTTATGGATTCTTTGACAAGACTTGCAAGGGCCTATAATCTAATAACTCCACCAAGCGGAAAGACACTGTCTGGGGGTCTTGATCCATTGAGTTTGCACAAACCTAAGAGATTTTTTGGAGCCGCCAGAAATATAGAGGGCGGAGGATCTCTTACAATAATAGCAACTGCTCTTATAGAAACGGGTTCAAGAATGGACGATATTATTTTTGAGGAATTTAAGGGTACTGGTAATATGGAAGTTCATCTAGATAGAAAATTGTCTGAAAAGAGAATTTTCCCTGCTATCGACATATATAAATCTGGTACAAGAAAAGAAGATTTGCTGCTGGAAAAGGATGAGATAGATTTTGCATATGCGCTTAGAAGATCAATGATTGGCAATTCGACACAAGAGGTCACAGAGAAGCTACTATACAATTTGATGGAATCAAAAGATAATAAAGAATTTTTGAAAAAAATTGACATAGATACTTTCTAA
- the rpmE gene encoding 50S ribosomal protein L31 — MKKEIQPEFKEATVTCACGNTFKTGSVKESLKVEVCSECHPFFTGKQKFTDHGGRIEKFNKKYQR; from the coding sequence GTGAAAAAGGAAATACAACCAGAATTCAAGGAAGCAACAGTTACTTGTGCTTGTGGAAATACATTTAAAACAGGATCAGTTAAAGAAAGTTTGAAAGTTGAGGTTTGCTCAGAATGCCATCCTTTCTTTACAGGCAAGCAAAAGTTCACTGATCACGGCGGACGTATTGAGAAATTCAACAAAAAGTATCAAAGATAA
- the glpX gene encoding class II fructose-bisphosphatase — protein sequence MDRNLALNLARVCEAAAISSSRFLGKGDKNGADGAAVDAMRRMFDTVEIDGVVVIGEGEIDEAPMLYIGEHIGKNSNEEYDKVDIAVDPLDGTTSIANGMANAISVVAVAPRGCLLNAPDIYMDKIACGPKAKGQINLEDSPTENLKRVAKALDKDIEDITVAMLDRPRHQPIIDEIRKAGAKIKLVSDGDILTAIETCFEDTGVDLIIGRGGAPEGVIAAAALKCLGGDFQGRLHPTDEAQMQRCKDFHSDLEKIYTIDDLVKGDDVVFAATGITTGDLLRGIKFYGKDTAKTQTLVLRKPSGTIRFIDSIHKLNTKPSYAK from the coding sequence ATGGATCGTAATTTAGCACTTAATTTGGCTAGGGTTTGTGAAGCGGCTGCAATTTCATCAAGCAGATTTTTAGGCAAGGGCGACAAAAATGGAGCTGATGGAGCTGCTGTAGATGCAATGAGAAGAATGTTTGATACTGTTGAAATAGACGGTGTTGTAGTGATTGGGGAAGGCGAAATTGACGAAGCTCCCATGCTCTACATAGGTGAACACATAGGCAAAAATTCGAATGAAGAATATGACAAGGTGGATATCGCTGTGGACCCCTTAGATGGAACTACTTCAATTGCAAATGGAATGGCTAATGCAATTTCTGTAGTAGCTGTTGCACCGAGGGGATGTCTATTAAATGCGCCTGATATTTATATGGACAAGATAGCATGTGGTCCAAAAGCAAAGGGTCAAATAAATCTCGAAGATTCTCCAACTGAAAATCTAAAAAGAGTTGCCAAAGCTTTGGATAAGGACATAGAAGACATTACAGTAGCTATGCTTGATAGACCAAGACATCAGCCAATAATTGACGAAATCAGAAAAGCCGGCGCAAAAATAAAATTAGTATCTGATGGAGACATTTTGACTGCTATTGAAACTTGCTTTGAAGACACTGGAGTGGATCTCATAATAGGTCGAGGAGGAGCACCAGAAGGTGTTATAGCTGCAGCTGCCCTCAAATGTTTAGGTGGAGATTTTCAAGGAAGACTTCATCCAACAGATGAAGCTCAAATGCAAAGATGTAAAGATTTTCATTCGGATTTGGAAAAAATTTATACAATTGATGATTTGGTAAAGGGAGATGACGTTGTTTTTGCCGCTACTGGAATTACTACAGGAGATCTTCTAAGAGGAATAAAATTTTATGGTAAAGACACGGCCAAAACACAAACTTTAGTGCTTAGAAAACCATCTGGAACTATTAGATTTATAGACTCAATTCATAAGCTAAACACTAAGCCTAGCTATGCGAAATAG
- the prmC gene encoding peptide chain release factor N(5)-glutamine methyltransferase produces MDIKGALYLAKTTLLKSASADVLRETRIVLSDILKKDLSFILLNYDYELTQSEEKIFFEFLNRRKTGEPLQYILNEAYFYGREFYVDSRVLVPRKETELSLEYVIDKVKKENLTDVLELGAGSGAFSISLGLETDANIRACDISKAALEVCKINQKKFSSKCKFFESDLFSGIKGKFDLIYSNPPYIKSKDIENLQIEVKDFEPRLALDGGSDGLHFYRKIIVNAKKYLKDVGYLVFEIGFDQARDVENLLLKEDFKNIEVLQDYSGKDRIISGKRI; encoded by the coding sequence ATGGACATAAAAGGTGCTCTATATCTAGCTAAAACTACTTTACTAAAATCTGCTAGTGCTGATGTTTTAAGAGAAACGAGGATAGTACTATCTGACATCTTAAAAAAAGACTTGAGTTTTATTCTCCTTAACTATGATTATGAATTGACTCAATCTGAAGAAAAAATATTCTTTGAATTCTTAAATAGAAGAAAAACTGGAGAGCCTTTACAATACATTTTGAATGAAGCTTATTTTTATGGCAGAGAATTTTATGTGGATTCAAGGGTGCTTGTACCAAGAAAGGAAACAGAACTTTCCCTTGAATATGTAATAGATAAGGTGAAAAAAGAAAATCTTACAGATGTTTTGGAATTGGGAGCGGGCTCTGGTGCTTTTTCAATAAGCCTGGGACTTGAAACTGATGCAAATATAAGAGCTTGTGATATTTCAAAAGCTGCTCTTGAGGTTTGCAAAATCAATCAAAAAAAATTTTCTAGTAAATGTAAATTTTTTGAGTCGGATTTGTTTTCTGGTATAAAAGGAAAATTTGATTTAATTTATTCTAATCCGCCCTATATAAAAAGCAAAGACATTGAAAATCTGCAAATAGAGGTTAAGGATTTTGAACCAAGACTAGCTCTAGATGGCGGAAGTGATGGCTTACATTTTTACAGAAAAATTATTGTAAATGCCAAAAAATATTTGAAAGATGTTGGATATTTAGTATTTGAAATTGGCTTTGATCAAGCTAGAGATGTTGAGAATCTTTTGCTAAAAGAAGATTTTAAAAACATAGAAGTATTACAAGATTATAGCGGAAAAGATAGAATAATAAGTGGAAAGAGGATTTAA